Proteins encoded by one window of Sphingomonas ginkgonis:
- the gshB gene encoding glutathione synthase codes for MSLRVAVQMDPLESIGIAGDSTFALMLSAQARGHQLFHYLADQLSYEDGRVSALARPVTVQRVQGDHFAAGEPVRLDLARDVDVVLMRQDPPFDIGYITATYLLERIASETLVVNDPRSVRDAPEKLFVLDFARFMPPTLITRSLAEVQAFRERHGEVVVKPLHGNAGAAVFKIGRDGANLGALAELFTHVWREPFIVQAFLPAVADGDKRIVLIDGEVAGAINRRPGMGEIRSNLAAGGSAEKVELTDREQEICAALGPELRQRGLLFVGIDVIGGMLTEINVTSPTGIVAIDRFNGTDTPALIWDAIERRHAEHRST; via the coding sequence ATGAGCCTCCGCGTCGCCGTCCAGATGGACCCGCTGGAATCGATCGGCATCGCCGGCGACTCCACCTTCGCGCTGATGCTGTCCGCCCAGGCGCGCGGCCACCAGCTGTTCCACTATCTCGCCGACCAGCTGAGCTACGAGGATGGCCGGGTCTCCGCGCTGGCGCGGCCGGTCACGGTGCAGCGGGTCCAAGGTGACCATTTCGCGGCCGGAGAGCCGGTCCGTCTCGATCTCGCCCGCGACGTCGACGTGGTGCTGATGCGGCAGGATCCGCCGTTCGACATCGGCTACATCACCGCCACCTACCTGCTCGAGCGGATCGCCAGCGAAACGCTGGTGGTGAATGACCCCCGCTCGGTCCGCGACGCGCCCGAGAAGCTCTTCGTGCTCGACTTCGCGCGGTTCATGCCGCCGACGCTGATCACCCGCAGCCTCGCCGAGGTGCAGGCCTTCCGCGAAAGACATGGCGAGGTCGTGGTCAAGCCGCTCCACGGCAACGCCGGCGCGGCGGTCTTCAAGATCGGCCGCGACGGGGCGAACCTCGGCGCCCTTGCCGAGCTCTTCACCCATGTCTGGCGCGAGCCGTTCATCGTCCAGGCCTTCCTTCCAGCCGTGGCTGACGGCGACAAGCGGATCGTGCTGATCGACGGCGAGGTCGCCGGTGCGATCAACCGCCGGCCCGGCATGGGCGAAATCCGGTCCAACCTCGCCGCGGGCGGATCCGCGGAGAAGGTCGAGCTCACCGACCGCGAGCAGGAGATCTGCGCCGCCCTCGGGCCCGAACTCCGCCAGCGCGGCTTGCTGTTCGTCGGCATCGACGTGATCGGCGGCATGCTGACCGAGATCAACGTGACCTCTCCGACCGGGATCGTCGCCATCGACCGCTTCAACGGCACCGACACGCCCGCGCTGATCTGGGACGCGATCGAGCGCAGGCACGCCGA
- a CDS encoding YraN family protein, translated as MRDRVAAEVRGRRAEALAGLWLQLKGWRILARRVRVPGGEIDLVARRGRTLAFVEVKQRATAGAASYALDEPRLARVAAAAEQLAHRYGNGCDMIRIDVVYIVPGRLPRHQENVWSG; from the coding sequence GTGAGGGACCGTGTCGCCGCCGAGGTTCGCGGGCGGCGCGCCGAGGCGCTCGCCGGGCTCTGGCTGCAGCTCAAGGGCTGGCGGATCCTCGCGCGCCGGGTGCGCGTCCCCGGCGGCGAGATCGACCTGGTCGCCAGGCGCGGCCGAACCCTCGCCTTCGTCGAGGTGAAGCAGCGCGCGACCGCCGGCGCCGCCAGCTACGCGCTCGACGAGCCGCGCCTCGCCCGGGTCGCCGCCGCAGCGGAGCAGCTCGCGCATCGATACGGCAACGGCTGCGACATGATCCGCATCGACGTCGTCTACATTGTCCCGGGTCGCCTTCCGCGCCACCAGGAGAATGTCTGGAGCGGGTGA
- the rsmI gene encoding 16S rRNA (cytidine(1402)-2'-O)-methyltransferase, with protein MDERLAPGLYIVATPIGNLGDMTSRAADVLRRADRVLVEDRRVSARLLQHVGSTARMINYTDHTSEAERDSILALLADHAIALISDAGTPLISDPGYKLVRDARAAGHPVNTLPGPCAAVAALTLAGLPTDRFLFLGFLPAKEKARAEAIAEVAGIRASLVLYESGPRLGDTLAALADGLGAREAAVARELTKLHEECVTGTLATLADRYADAPPRGEIVIVVGPPAPAAEASGEELDEALAAALASQSPSRAAADVAAALKLPRKRVYARALELAGK; from the coding sequence ATGGACGAACGTCTCGCTCCCGGCCTCTATATCGTGGCGACGCCGATCGGCAATCTTGGCGACATGACGTCGCGCGCCGCCGACGTTCTGCGTCGGGCCGACCGCGTCCTGGTCGAGGATCGCCGGGTCAGCGCGCGCCTGCTCCAGCACGTCGGCTCGACGGCGCGGATGATCAACTACACCGACCATACGAGCGAGGCCGAGCGCGACTCGATCCTGGCGCTGCTTGCCGATCACGCCATCGCGCTGATCAGCGATGCCGGCACGCCGCTCATCTCGGACCCGGGCTACAAGCTGGTCCGGGACGCCCGAGCCGCTGGCCATCCGGTGAACACCCTCCCCGGCCCCTGCGCGGCGGTCGCGGCGCTGACGCTGGCCGGGCTGCCGACCGACCGGTTCCTCTTCCTCGGCTTTCTTCCCGCAAAGGAGAAGGCGCGCGCCGAGGCGATCGCCGAGGTCGCCGGCATCCGCGCCAGCCTCGTCCTCTACGAAAGTGGCCCACGCCTCGGCGACACGCTCGCCGCGCTCGCCGACGGACTCGGCGCCCGCGAGGCGGCGGTCGCGCGCGAGCTCACCAAGCTGCACGAGGAATGCGTGACGGGAACGCTCGCGACCCTCGCCGACCGCTATGCCGACGCGCCGCCGCGCGGCGAGATCGTGATCGTCGTCGGTCCGCCGGCGCCGGCAGCGGAGGCGAGCGGCGAGGAACTCGACGAGGCACTCGCCGCCGCGCTCGCCAGCCAGTCGCCGTCCCGCGCTGCCGCCGATGTCGCCGCCGCGCTGAAGCTGCCCCGCAAGCGGGTCTACGCCCGCGCCCTCGAGCTCGCCGGCAAGTGA